The nucleotide window aaacaattttctAAACTACATGCGTACAATTCCTGTCCTGTATGATGTCATCACCTCGAGGCCTTGCAACCAAAGTGATTACAAATTAGTCTGAAGTTTAAAACGGGcctcagcttttgtttttatttttgctaaaaacagcaaaatcataattaaatgaccactagttttatgttgtaaaatagatcaaaagatgatcggagtgtaactttaacaacaaaacatgCATAATGTCAGAATTTCCACATTTACAGGAGTGCAGAAACTATATCAACTATAAATAACACTGTAAATCAATTTgtttaagagtaaaaaataaataaattaaaacctgAGTGAGGTTGGGAACAGGAAGTAGCTGGTCCAGTCGAATTAAGAACTCCCAAAGCAGCTTCTCCAGCTCCTTGTCAAAGTCGGGGCCATATTCTTCTGTAAACTGTTCCTTTTAGAGAAAACACAAACGTCTTTTCAAAGAACTGAACAGAGAGGGAAATCTGTGACTGCTAAAGCAGCGCTTCAGATCACTGTAAATGTAGATGTACTCACTCTGAAGAAACGTTCTCTCTCTGCTGAATCTGTCAGCAACGTCTGAACTAAGGAATGAAAGTTCTCCACAGATTTCAAGATTTTCACGTCTTTTTTCTAAGACAAAGAGTAGAAATGATCATGAAAAACGTCTGATTATAATACACACACATAGGAATGTACTTAACCTCAAAAAAGAGGGTTGTTAAACTCTCTCATTTACTGTGCTTCTACTTTTCCTTGTGATTAGAATGCAAAGTGTCTTTCATTTACCAACTTATAGGAAACAGTATTTAAAAACCATTTTGTAAAgttagtttttcacaataagttAGGATTATTGAGATAATTACATTGTCTTAATTGTTGGAGTAATAAATCCcaaactaatgaaaatggtgtttccTCTCATTCATTAATATTAAAAGGAAATTttacatattaaataaaaaatttactCTAAATAGAAAAAGCCCTCATGTAAATAACAATATCTGtaatttattgttaataatcGTCAACAATAATAATCCCttttaaactaaagaaatatttaaaaagataatgACGTTCTTAAGAATGATTGTTTGTTCAGTGAACTTTAGTGTTTGTTTACCACGAAAGAGGCGGAAGATGAAGGGGCTGCAGGAGGACGGATCCTTTCCAGATGTTGTGAGATTATTTGGACATCAGGCTGTGTGCGGCACAATTCCAAGATCaactaaaaaagaagaacaacaaaatgtaaaaaaaaatgttggattaaTGACAGCTGccaactcttattttgaaactcaCCCGGGCTCTCAGCCCCAGTGCCAGCTTGCCCTGGTGTCTGGAAGTCAGCAGCTTCGGGACTGTCTGGCAGGCTGACGTCACAAACTCCTCCACGACGCCATACTGCATGACGTCCCTCTGCTTCAGCACTTTCCAGAGGGCGGCGGACACCAGGCGGGCCGGAGGGGCCAGCAGCTGAAGGGCTGTGAACGGGAGGCTGGCGTCTGCACACGACACGACAGTTTGACAGGAGCGTCATCGAGCGGGTTAAACATGGCGCCATTTGTGTGTCTCTTTAGTTAAAGGCGGACAAAATACAAGGTTTGGGAagtaataaaactaaaacagcacatttttaataggttattttagttttaaccaAACTTATCAACACCACATCTAACAATACTCACTTAAAACGTTAAATAACAGTAACACCTACCATTCTCCTTAGTCTTGTTTATGGCCATTACGCCTTTGAACTAACGGAGACTTTACGTTTAAGCTTAGCCACTTCAAAATGAGGCGATGGAAACAATCAGCATATGCAAAACTATCACTAAAAACTCTGGTACCTCCGGTTGAGCGGTAACCAGACACAAACAGAGCTTTGCCGGGCTCCGTCAAAATTCTTCTTCTCCCGCCttctttgagaaaaaagtatCTGCTTCGAAATGTGGCTTGAATGTCCCGAAAGGGCGGTGCTTAGTGTCAATGTCTTTTTTCTCAATGACGGGAAGCTCCGCTTGAGCAGGTTATCGTATGGTACAATCAAACGAACTCAAAATGCATTCCCGGATATGACGTCATTCCTCAAGCCCATATGTAAACTcgaactttttaaataataaacaataaataataaaaagaataggaataaaataataaaattaagacTAATATCAagtcaaacattattttatgtattctaaaaaatgtgatataaaTATTATTAGACCAAtcaaattatttgtaaataCTGAACTAAAGTTAATGTAAATTAGtatgattgtattttttttttactttttataacatattttttttattatttttattagtatttgtCTTATTATCAATATTATTATAGTGTTTGACCTAATACTACACAAGGGAGACAAAATTCAAAGGATACTaatgtgaaatgtttaaatgtttacttgtttttatcatcACACTCAAACTAAATTCCATATCTGCTTCTCCCGTTATCAACCAGAGAGTTGATCAATCAGCTTATATTTCACTTGAGCACTTATGCAGTCATTAAGGACTTTGCTCTGTTCTCCTTTGAATGTCCATTATCTCTAGATCAAGAACAAAGTCCAGTTTGTGTCACACAGACAGAACCAGCATTTGGTCCCAAACAAAACACCCAGTAAGACAAGGGAGCTGAAGGGGAGAACACAAGACCGGCAAATATGGAAAGCACATCTTCATTAATCAAGTgagttatacatttttgttttttagtgtggTTGTTCTGATTTactatttttagattaaaaagaaaacacagactcccaaaacaaacaaacaaaaaaaaaacgttgaaagatgaagaattaaaaaaaagaaaaaaagataggaATAAAGTTAAGCTGACGATTAAAAAAGGATAACTTAACAAGGATAAATTAACAACTTTAGAACCGATGAATGAATTTTATGTAGCTACTTTAGATTTAAATTTCTAGTATGTTGAAGTATTCTCTGGTTTGTCTTTAGATCTGTAACCAGGCGAGTGTGGTCTCCGCCACAGCGCCCTTTCAGGGTGTGCTGCCAGAGGAGAGAAACTAAGAAGGGTGTCACGGCTGGAACGCTCGAGGAGCTAAAGGAGAAGGTGAGAGAAACCTCAAATAATCaaatagaaaaagcatttttagattatctcaacacaaaaaaggtgaaaaagaaaTCCAATATCCTCAGTGTTCAAGTTTATGACTGTGCTCACTTTGTTGCAAGAGTGAACACAAGGTGGAGTAATACATTTCTTGACAATTTAAGAATCTAAATCTTAAAATTCCcaaatcaaataattttaaacaaagaaacttaCTTTTAAGTAAGTGTTGCTTTTAGAAACAACATCAGACTGGATTTTGCTTATTTCTTTAACTGAAAAGTATTTTGTGTTGATTAGACAATCATCTCCAAATGCCACCTTTATGCAATAAACATTTGATTCCAATTGCATAGAATATTTTATTAGTCGTTTTATGTGCATGAATAGGTTTGCTTGACAGCAGGGAagccaaataaatcaaatttgagATCATTTCAActtaatttgtgtatttttgtttgacaaaaacaaactgcttgGGCTGTAAAGGATTAATGCAAGTCTTATCTTTTAAAACATCAGTAAAGTTTATCCTTGAAATAAGCTTTTATCTGTTGacctttttactgaaaaagttGCCAGAAAAGACCAATTTTACTAGATCTTTTTGGGCTATTTAGATAGGAATGCTCATTCTTAGTATTAAGTTGTACAACTAAAGGATAAGTGTCAACAAAATTGGTATTATCTTTCCACCAAAAGGCTTGCCAGGCTCTGCTGATGTCTCTGTCAGCACTATCTCTGTGTCTGGTCTGTGAGGAGGACGGTACAGAGGTGGACTCTGACGAGTTCCTCATGACCTTACCTGACAACACCATGCTCATGGCGCTGCAGCCGGGACAGACATGGAGCCCTCTGGCGGTATGTTAGACGGCAACCTTCTCTTTATTGCCTGTTTTGTTTTAGAACCATTAAAAGATTTAATTCCTGTTGTTTTCCCAGGGTTCAGTGGTGCTCAAAGACCAAAACAAACCTCGCACTGGAAGAGACATAGCCCgagtgacctttgacctctacaGGATAAGCCCCAAAGACGTGTTCGGTTCGCTGAGTGTGAAGGCTACATTTCAAGGCCTGTACAGCGTGAGCGCTGACTTCCAGTGTCTGGGGCCCAAGAAAGTTCTCAGGTGAGCTAAAGGAAAGACACGTCTGGGAGCTGCATGGTGACGCAGAGGTTAACTCACAGTAAGGACACCTTGGCTCAAAATCCAGGGTTTTTTCCAGGCACTCCGACCTCcgcccacagtccaaaaacatacttcataCATTTATTGGTTTCTTTAAATTGCctctaggtgtgcatgtgagtgtgagTGGCACTACGACACACAGGCAACCTGTTCAGAGTGAACCTCGCCATCTAAgagtagttgggataggctccaggaACCCTGAAAAAGATTCAGCAGGCTTCTTAAGATGGACAGATGGGCGTTTGTCTTCATATATTCCACCtattctgcaatttttagagtagcaaaagttttggtttttgaatgtgatcaattaaattttacaactaaaagttcattttaaggTGCTTACTAGGACTGTCACAAACGAtcgttttaatagtcgacttatCGCCAATTATTGTTTTGATTAGTTGACTTATCGGGTCATGTATAAACTGAATGTAAATGACACATCTTACCCATCATTATCTTAAAACTTTAAGTGTGTAAgatatatgctaactaaaaataaagacaataaaaatggtAGACTATTAAACCTTTCATaaatcatgcagcttctttccttcattagtttctagcattaaaacaacaaatcaaatgaggtctgtattactatttttcacaaaagataatttttttgtttcacactATCACATATAACAACAAAAAGGCATTTtgtggtg belongs to Oryzias melastigma strain HK-1 linkage group LG18, ASM292280v2, whole genome shotgun sequence and includes:
- the cideb gene encoding cell death activator CIDE-B, translating into MESTSSLIKSVTRRVWSPPQRPFRVCCQRRETKKGVTAGTLEELKEKACQALLMSLSALSLCLVCEEDGTEVDSDEFLMTLPDNTMLMALQPGQTWSPLAGSVVLKDQNKPRTGRDIARVTFDLYRISPKDVFGSLSVKATFQGLYSVSADFQCLGPKKVLREMLRVASTLLQAAGHLLITSASMIRRIIEGAELWQPQRAEYTAKWN